From Deltaproteobacteria bacterium, the proteins below share one genomic window:
- a CDS encoding pilus assembly protein produces the protein MKSEKGSAVLEFSISLFFITVLMVGVIDVGNMINDYLALTQIAREGTRVAASKLGLASTEVGAICVFDSSTAIKCCTSSGCSNACGQEHFEVQQRVFNLIQSQKLSLQADSIVIASYYCQNPVAANPQGDKTKVQISARYEAFFPLFNGNGINVSEVGPYLY, from the coding sequence ATGAAATCAGAAAAAGGAAGCGCGGTGTTAGAGTTCTCTATCTCATTATTCTTTATTACTGTACTCATGGTTGGCGTTATAGATGTTGGCAATATGATTAATGATTATCTTGCATTAACTCAAATTGCTAGAGAAGGAACTAGGGTAGCTGCTTCTAAGCTTGGGTTAGCGTCTACAGAAGTAGGCGCTATTTGTGTGTTTGACAGCAGCACAGCTATTAAGTGCTGTACGTCTAGTGGTTGTAGTAACGCCTGTGGGCAGGAGCATTTTGAAGTGCAACAACGGGTGTTTAACTTGATACAGTCACAGAAGCTGAGCTTGCAGGCAGATAGTATCGTGATTGCGTCCTACTATTGTCAAAATCCCGTTGCGGCAAATCCTCAGGGCGACAAGACGAAAGTTCAGATTTCTGCGAGATACGAGGCTTTTTTTCCTCTATTTAACGGGAATGGAATAAACGTTTCAGAAGTGGGGCCTTATTTGTACTAA